The following coding sequences lie in one Zingiber officinale cultivar Zhangliang chromosome 2B, Zo_v1.1, whole genome shotgun sequence genomic window:
- the LOC122048053 gene encoding subtilisin-like protease 4 — protein sequence MTLTPWLLFLLLVVFSNPLVASPSSSASRYIIQVEEPTEPLSEGSLKRWHESFLPPAVEQSSVDRRLLHSYSDVFSGFAAMLTEEELQEIRKKNGFVRVFPDRVLHVMTTHTPDFLGLKVGSKGLWDDSNLGSGVIIGVLDTGVTPGHPSYDDEGVPPPPSTWKGSCDLETGCNNKLIGARSMITGWRHPIDEGGHGTHTSATAGGNFVRNASYFGFAKGTAAGMAPRAHLAIYQVCGGDGSCNSADILAGLDVAVKDGVDILSLSLGGRSMPLDQDPIAIGSFAAARKGIFVSCAGGNDGPDYFTLSNEAPWMLTVAASSVDRSFRASVKLPSGKVIPGESLDQPSNFPESSLPLYYSTESPSCDMDPPDDSHRGKIWVCEVEFGNLVSVAAFAKSHGAKALISISSKIEGATISIRKMDFPGVVLTIQEGSDLISYLNSASNPSASIVFNGTVLGVSPAPVVAYFSSRGPSQATPGILKPDISGPGLNIFAAYIHSRDTPDQYYIISGTSMATPHLSGVAALLKATHPAWSPAAIRSAIITTADADVFDELLEPALYFAKGAGHVNPNKAADPGLIYDITDDDYISYICGKFGEEGARNIARGLVDCSKSMTEEKLNYPSILLAPKGRTEAKVFRTVTNVGPAKSSYTVSVSISKTAVSATVTPTKLTFTELNEQKSFTVSAKWGAGGPPTSGNQLVEGKLTWTSDDGKYVVTSPFIVSALE from the coding sequence ATGACTCTTACCCCATGGCTACTCTTTCTTCTCCTTGTCGTCTTCTCCAATCCCTTGGtcgcctctccttcttcttctgcgAGCCGTTACATTATTCAAGTGGAAGAGCCAACTGAACCGCTGTCGGAAGGGAGCCTGAAGAGGTGGCACGAATCTTTCCTGCCGCCGGCCGTCGAGCAGTCTAGTGTCGATCGGCGGCTACTGCACTCGTACAGCGATGTATTCAGCGGGTTCGCCGCCATGCTGACGGAGGAAGAGCTACAGGAGATACGGAAGAAGAATGGCTTTGTGCGCGTGTTCCCCGACCGAGTGCTGCACGTAATGACCACCCACACGCCGGATTTCCTCGGGCTCAAGGTCGGGAGTAAGGGGCTCTGGGACGACTCGAATCTCGGGAGCGGAGTCATCATTGGAGTTCTCGACACCGGCGTGACGCCCGGCCACCCTTCCTACGATGACGAGGGGGTCCCGCCTCCACCCTCGACGTGGAAGGGATCCTGCGACCTCGAGACCGGTTGCAACAACAAGCTCATCGGAGCCAGGTCGATGATCACCGGTTGGCGTCACCCCATTGACGAGGGCGGCCACGGGACCCACACTTCCGCCACGGCTGGTGGTAACTTCGTCCGAAACGCGAGCTACTTCGGCTTCGCCAAAGGCACGGCCGCCGGAATGGCCCCTCGGGCTCACCTCGCCATCTACCAGGTCTGCGGCGGTGACGGCAGCTGCAATTCTGCCGATATCCTCGCCGGGTTGGACGTAGCTGTCAAGGATGGCGTCGACATCCTTTCTCTCTCGCTCGGTGGCCGTTCCATGCCTCTCGACCAAGATCCCATCGCCATCGGTTCATTCGCGGCGGCAAGGAAGGGCATCTTTGTCAGCTGTGCTGGCGGCAATGATGGACCTGACTACTTCACCCTCTCCAATGAGGCACCATGGATGCTCACTGTTGCAGCTAGCAGCGTCGATCGAAGCTTCAGGGCCTCCGTGAAGCTTCCCAGTGGGAAGGTAATCCCCGGAGAGTCTCTCGACCAACCTAGTAACTTCCCTGAAAGCTCTCTTCCCTTGTACTACTCCACCGAGTCGCCGTCCTGCGACATGGATCCTCCCGATGATAGCCACAGGGGCAAAATCTGGGTATGCGAGGTCGAATTTGGTAATCTTGTCAGTGTGGCGGCGTTCGCCAAGTCCCACGGTGCCAAGGCGTTGATCTCCATTTCCTCGAAGATAGAGGGTGCCACCATCTCAATCAGGAAGATGGACTTTCCCGGAGTAGTGCTCACCATCCAAGAAGGTTCCGACCTCATATCGTATTTGAACTCTGCTTCTAACCCCTCCGCGTCGATCGTCTTCAACGGGACAGTTCTCGGCGTATCCCCTGCCCCCGTTGTGGCTTACTTCTCCTCCCGGGGGCCATCTCAAGCAACACCGGGAATCCTCAAGCCAGACATCTCCGGCCCTGGCCTTAACATCTTCGCAGCCTATATTCATTCTAGAGACACTCCGGATCAGTACTATATTATATCTGGCACGTCCATGGCGACACCTCACCTCAGCGGTGTCGCCGCGCTCTTAAAGGCCACACATCCTGCTTGGTCACCAGCAGCTATCAGGTCGGCAATCATCACCACGGCAGACGCTGACGTCTTTGACGAGTTACTTGAGCCGGCgctctattttgccaagggcgcAGGACACGTCAACCCTAACAAAGCTGCCGATCCCGGTCTTATTTATGACATCACCGACGATGACTATATCTCCTACATCTGTGGAAAATTCGGCGAAGAAGGCGCAAGAAATATAGCGCGCGGACTCGTGGACTGCTCGAAGAGCATGACCGAAGAAAAGCTCAACTACCCGTCAATTTTGCTAGCCCCCAAAGGCAGGACGGAGGCTAAAGTGTTCCGGACGGTCACGAACGTCGGACCAGCAAAATCGAGCTACACGGTGTCAGTGAGCATATCGAAGACTGCTGTGTCGGCTACTGTCACCCCCACTAAATTAACGTTCACTGAGCTGAACGAGCAGAAGTCATTCACTGTGAGCGCAAAATGGGGTGCCGGCGGACCTCCCACTTCCGGCAATCAATTAGTGGAGGGAAAGTTGACTTGGACCTCCGATGACGGTAAGTATGTGGTGACCAGCCCATTTATCGTTTCCGCCCTGGAGTGA